The Telopea speciosissima isolate NSW1024214 ecotype Mountain lineage chromosome 11, Tspe_v1, whole genome shotgun sequence genome includes the window GCAATGCTGGGACATCAATGGCACACAAAACACGCACATCACCAGGATGCAAGCATGGGTTTTTAGCAACAATTACCTTTCCCTTAACAATACATTTTTGCTGGTCTGATTCATTTCTGCCAAACTTAAAAAGGGAATTATCATGAAACTGTTTATGCCCAATGCTAGAAACTTGGACAAATACTTGCCCATATTCCAAGGTTCGAGTTTCATCCAGACATCCCATCAATGATCTTCCATATGGAACAAATACCCTTGTCTTTGTTCGCAGTTCTTCAAGCTTTTCTGCTCGGATTGCTTGTAGCATCATTGAAAGGAATGGTtcagcactaggcttatagccACACATCAACATTTCCTTGAGAACATTACTGTTTTCACCTGGaaacatcagctctaatacttTCTGTGCCTTTAATGGATGGGTTAGAATAGCATCCAGTTCCTCTATAGCCTGCCTTTGCTTCTCTTGAAAAATATGATCTTTGACTCCAAGTGTTGATAAAAGAGTGATTATCTGACGATTGAGGAAACAAGGCTGATACTTGCTCCATGTCAGAACACCTAGTTTTGTGTTCTGTGATTCATACTTACACATGCTCTTTCTCAAGGATAATTTCATTGCAGACGTAGGATCTACAGCCACAACACCCTTGTAACCACCATATCTTATTTGAAAGGCAGATGGAGTAGAACTTTTTAAGTCACACTTCATTGCAACTTTCCTTGCAAAATCGGCAGAAATTTTACCAATACCATCTGAGAAAACATACTTCATCTGTCCTCTTTCCAGCTCTATATCAGGGATAATTTCAAATTcatgtttataaatttgaagACTTTCCTTGGAAGAGCTGAAAGATTGACCCAATCTAGCAGCATATTTTGCCACATTTCTTATTTTACGAAAATCACCCATCCATTCTCTGATCTTTGCTGCCGTAAGCCCATCATCTGTTTTAGCAAACATCCATGTAGAACTACCACGCATCTGACTTGTTGAGAAGGCAAGAAAATCAAACCTCTTTTCTCCAATAACTATGCCATTTCTTAAAGTAGAAAGTATCCTGTTATAAATTCCAGTATGCCTTTCTTCGCTGGTAGAAAACTTATGTGGAGATAAATCTGTTGAACGCATTTGATCCAAATtctcatcaacaaaagttacaCGAATGAAATTATCAATGTACTTAGGGTAGTTACGTAGCACATGATTTGAAAGATTAAGCTCTGGACCCCGAAAGTACACTTTACTAGGGGTTATTTGAACCCTGCGAACATATACCAAGCCGGCATTCAAGGAAATTGCAGGGGAACTAGGAATACCATTGGATCTGTGGTATCTTTCATATTGCTCACGGAGCCACTCAATAGGTTCATAACAGCATTCTTTTAAATGATACATTTTCTCCAAAGCATGCTCTATGTAGTTAACTGGAACAAAAGAAGGGTGaaccaacttgaaaaaattggCATCAAGTGTTGGCCCTGCAAGGCATCCATTCTGAACCAAGGAACAAACCTTAAACAGGATTTCAAATGGGAATCTGTGCAACTCAGGAACATCAGGAGGTCCAACAATAGGGACTAGATCCAAATTATTGGAAAATGATGATCCAGTCTTCACGATGAACTGACCTATATCTTCTTCATAGTTGAcaaagtattttttaaaatctggAAGTGCAGAGCTGTATGGAAGCTCCAAACACATGGCAGAAGATTGTCCAATACCACATGAACGAGTAAAATCTGTTGCTCTATCCCACAGATAATCTGAACCATCCTTAAAATAGTTTAAATTGGGATCAAACATAAGCTCAGAAGAGGATACAGGTTTCTTATAGATCCGAGGAACACCAAGCACCTGGAAGTTGAAGAAGTTAAGTCATCTGTCTTCACTAACATGCTTTGTGAAATATTATGAACATGCAGAGCAGTTATGTTATGTTTGGACTACATGACCTTGCAGTAAAAATGGTAAATTTCAAGCAGCATTTTGGAGTCAAAATCTCAAGCCAATGAGGTAGTAAAAAATTGTATTACATTGATTGCAAACTTAAAACAAGCATTGC containing:
- the LOC122646145 gene encoding probable RNA-dependent RNA polymerase 1 codes for the protein MGRTIHLSGFPSNVTVKEVKTFLEGHTGTGTVYVLKIGQVKNQRQDKKTFAYANVQFTTTNSAELITSLVNGHLKYGNSILKVWDERDIVTEPRLSILTLEHTRLHFGCQVSGDQFSVLYRGKDVVVKFGFEMEKIYFFLSYCGVEYKLELFYEDIRKIQLRCPNDQQRQKFILLQVLGVPRIYKKPVSSSELMFDPNLNYFKDGSDYLWDRATDFTRSCGIGQSSAMCLELPYSSALPDFKKYFVNYEEDIGQFIVKTGSSFSNNLDLVPIVGPPDVPELHRFPFEILFKVCSLVQNGCLAGPTLDANFFKLVHPSFVPVNYIEHALEKMYHLKECCYEPIEWLREQYERYHRSNGIPSSPAISLNAGLVYVRRVQITPSKVYFRGPELNLSNHVLRNYPKYIDNFIRVTFVDENLDQMRSTDLSPHKFSTSEERHTGIYNRILSTLRNGIVIGEKRFDFLAFSTSQMRGSSTWMFAKTDDGLTAAKIREWMGDFRKIRNVAKYAARLGQSFSSSKESLQIYKHEFEIIPDIELERGQMKYVFSDGIGKISADFARKVAMKCDLKSSTPSAFQIRYGGYKGVVAVDPTSAMKLSLRKSMCKYESQNTKLGVLTWSKYQPCFLNRQIITLLSTLGVKDHIFQEKQRQAIEELDAILTHPLKAQKVLELMFPGENSNVLKEMLMCGYKPSAEPFLSMMLQAIRAEKLEELRTKTRVFVPYGRSLMGCLDETRTLEYGQVFVQVSSIGHKQFHDNSLFKFGRNESDQQKCIVKGKVIVAKNPCLHPGDVRVLCAIDVPALHHMVDCVVFPQKGARPHPDECSGSDLDGDIYFVSWDPALIPPRQIEPMDYLAALPSYQDHDVTIEEVEEYFTNYIFNERLGMIANAHKVFADKEPNKAENKKCLELARLHSIAVDFPKTGVPAEIPGHLHVKEYPDFMEKLDKPTYESPGVIGKLYREIKDKSSDTDTSFIRFTREVARRSYDTDMEVDGFENYINDAYQYKGEYDSKLGNLMDYYGIKNEAEILSGSITKMAKPFTKKWDVEAIRLAVKSLKEEARRRFNEGLGEDSSPDEVNAKASAWYHVTYHPDYWGRHSEGMNRDHFLSLPWCIYDKLIEVKKEKQHQKKVTSFIIAGMPICRWFQNQLIRLIKLLMLLVLLYVLTGKNYLDV